One stretch of Aquimarina sp. Aq107 DNA includes these proteins:
- the cyoE gene encoding heme o synthase has protein sequence MSITQVDTAKVSVIQDFKEITKMRLALSVVFSSVAGYLLGVDTISWSTLVLLSIGGYFMVGASNAFNQIIERDLDVLMDRTKNRPIPSGRMSVNTAFIIAAVFTISGISVLYFINPQTAMFGAISIFIYVSLYTPLKTKTPLSVFVGAIPGAIPFMLGWVAATNDFGIEPGTLFMIQFFWQFPHFWAIGWFLFDDYKKGGFFMLPTGKRDKSTATQIVIYTVWTVVTSLIPVFGVTGKLYITPVSGVLILILGAFLLRYAIRLYKVRDAKTAKQLMLASVSYITLLQIIYVADKFIRAWI, from the coding sequence TTGAGTATAACCCAAGTCGATACTGCCAAAGTTTCTGTTATTCAGGATTTTAAAGAGATCACTAAAATGCGTTTGGCATTAAGTGTAGTGTTCTCCTCTGTAGCTGGTTATCTTTTAGGAGTAGATACTATTTCTTGGAGTACACTGGTACTTTTATCAATAGGAGGGTATTTTATGGTTGGAGCTTCTAATGCCTTTAATCAAATTATAGAGAGAGATTTAGATGTTTTAATGGATCGGACTAAAAATAGACCTATTCCATCTGGAAGAATGTCTGTTAATACTGCGTTTATTATAGCTGCGGTTTTTACTATTTCTGGTATTTCTGTGTTGTATTTTATTAATCCTCAAACAGCAATGTTTGGTGCGATTTCTATATTTATTTATGTAAGTCTATATACCCCTTTAAAAACTAAAACCCCTTTATCTGTGTTTGTAGGCGCTATTCCTGGTGCTATTCCGTTTATGTTAGGTTGGGTTGCAGCTACTAATGATTTTGGAATAGAACCTGGCACCCTGTTTATGATACAATTTTTTTGGCAATTTCCTCATTTTTGGGCAATAGGTTGGTTCTTGTTTGATGATTATAAAAAAGGAGGTTTCTTTATGTTGCCTACCGGTAAAAGGGATAAAAGTACAGCAACGCAGATTGTTATATATACTGTTTGGACAGTAGTAACTTCACTAATACCAGTATTTGGTGTTACTGGCAAATTATATATTACTCCTGTTTCGGGAGTTTTGATACTAATATTAGGAGCTTTTTTATTGCGATATGCAATTCGTTTATATAAAGTCAGAGATGCTAAAACAGCAAAACAATTAATGTTAGCTAGTGTGTCTTATATTACATTGTTGCAGATTATATATGTAGCAGATAAATTTATTCGTGCATGGATTTAA
- a CDS encoding energy transducer TonB, whose product MNKKELKYASKYVYCLLMMLIIFNVDFLYAKRYQVKNDTIKIEAANYISFDDVNMAPVFAGCGKWEEVCERRNCFGRSVLKLVRKHIERGFDKEKKYVSDPLRTTIQFVIDTTGAVNKFNISGDDEVMNKYAGIAIAKLSKTSRIRPGIHQGKPVAVFYELKIIAKTSNNKKSNRNFNIQRDLGKDYEKDFEELVFDNQVIHPECGETGNEKKDKQCLNEKVKKFINRNFDVKIAKNLGLQGVNRIYVRFIISKCGNIINVESRGPHPTLEKEAIRVVKMLPKMRPAKLDGDNVNVFYSLPIVFSVK is encoded by the coding sequence ATGAATAAGAAGGAGTTAAAATACGCATCAAAATATGTGTACTGTTTATTAATGATGTTAATCATTTTTAATGTTGATTTTTTGTATGCTAAAAGATATCAGGTAAAAAATGATACAATCAAAATTGAAGCTGCAAATTACATTTCATTTGATGATGTGAATATGGCTCCGGTGTTTGCTGGTTGTGGTAAATGGGAAGAGGTTTGTGAACGGCGTAATTGCTTTGGTCGTTCCGTCTTGAAATTGGTGAGAAAACACATAGAAAGAGGTTTCGATAAAGAAAAAAAGTATGTTTCTGATCCATTACGAACTACAATTCAATTTGTTATTGATACTACTGGGGCTGTAAATAAATTTAATATATCCGGAGATGATGAAGTAATGAATAAATATGCTGGAATTGCGATTGCTAAATTATCAAAAACTTCGAGAATACGTCCTGGAATCCATCAAGGAAAACCCGTTGCAGTGTTCTATGAATTAAAAATAATAGCGAAAACATCAAATAATAAGAAAAGTAATAGAAATTTTAACATACAAAGAGACTTGGGAAAAGACTATGAGAAGGATTTTGAAGAATTGGTGTTTGATAATCAGGTAATACATCCTGAATGTGGAGAAACAGGAAATGAAAAAAAAGATAAACAATGTCTAAATGAAAAGGTTAAAAAGTTTATTAATAGAAATTTTGATGTAAAGATTGCCAAAAATCTAGGTTTACAAGGTGTTAATAGAATATATGTTCGTTTTATTATTAGTAAATGTGGAAATATTATTAATGTGGAATCCAGAGGACCTCACCCCACATTAGAAAAGGAGGCAATTAGGGTGGTGAAAATGCTACCAAAGATGAGGCCTGCAAAATTGGATGGAGATAATGTAAATGTATTTTATTCTTTGCCTATTGTATTTTCTGTTAAATAG
- a CDS encoding energy transducer TonB — MSNKHDANVRKGTLVNFQIGLVASLLFTYVMFEVYTSQPINKASDKEVVLEDESFVWDGAFEVYQEPEQKVVAQKKPVPIPDPTDFEVVEDDVTLDDVTEEFKNEEPEETTSFNPDAIEDKEEEEIPENVPFSVVEDVPIFPGCERLKTNKEKAACFSEKISKIISRKFNTGIGSDYGLSGVQRIYALFDVAADGTIQNIQVRAPHPKLKKEAERVIRLFPTMTPGKQRQTPVTVKYQLPIVFKIQD, encoded by the coding sequence ATGAGTAACAAGCATGATGCTAATGTGCGAAAGGGTACATTGGTAAACTTTCAGATTGGACTTGTAGCAAGTCTATTATTCACTTATGTGATGTTTGAGGTGTACACCTCGCAGCCTATCAATAAAGCTTCAGATAAAGAAGTAGTTTTAGAAGATGAATCATTTGTTTGGGATGGAGCATTCGAGGTCTATCAAGAGCCTGAGCAAAAAGTGGTTGCGCAAAAGAAGCCTGTACCTATTCCAGATCCGACGGATTTTGAAGTTGTAGAAGATGATGTGACTTTAGACGATGTAACAGAAGAGTTTAAGAATGAAGAACCTGAGGAGACAACTTCATTTAATCCGGATGCAATAGAGGATAAGGAAGAGGAGGAAATTCCTGAGAATGTACCTTTTTCAGTAGTAGAGGATGTGCCTATTTTTCCTGGTTGTGAACGCTTAAAAACGAATAAAGAAAAAGCAGCCTGTTTTTCTGAGAAGATTAGTAAAATCATTTCTAGAAAATTTAATACGGGTATAGGGAGTGATTATGGACTTAGTGGAGTGCAGAGAATATATGCTTTATTTGATGTGGCAGCAGATGGTACGATTCAGAATATACAAGTAAGAGCGCCACATCCAAAACTTAAAAAAGAGGCAGAGAGAGTAATTCGTTTATTTCCAACAATGACTCCTGGAAAACAACGTCAAACACCAGTGACGGTAAAATATCAATTGCCTATAGTATTTAAGATTCAGGATTAA
- a CDS encoding SCO family protein, giving the protein MKKYSYVGISFIILIFGIIFIPKIVNRVKDTSIVKNDRMSADNPVANEKLSYIKINGKPRKVPEFAFLNQDSLLITNHDYKGKVYVVDFFFTSCPTICPKMSRNLVYLQNKLKDYQNFGVASFTINPKRDTPRILKKYAENYGIVNPDWHLLTGEREDLYELANAGFNIYAAENPEVPGGFEHNGYFALIDQEGYIRSRYDASGNPIIYYRGTIGVEEKKDENGEEEQVTVLLEDIKKLLKENE; this is encoded by the coding sequence ATGAAAAAATATTCATATGTAGGTATATCATTTATAATTTTGATTTTTGGGATCATTTTTATTCCTAAAATTGTAAATAGAGTAAAAGATACTTCTATTGTTAAAAATGATAGAATGAGTGCTGATAATCCTGTGGCTAATGAAAAGCTTTCATACATAAAGATTAATGGTAAGCCTAGAAAAGTTCCAGAATTTGCATTTTTAAATCAAGATAGTTTACTAATTACTAATCATGATTATAAAGGAAAGGTGTATGTAGTAGACTTTTTCTTTACCAGCTGTCCTACTATCTGTCCAAAAATGAGTCGCAATCTGGTTTATTTGCAAAATAAACTTAAAGATTATCAAAATTTTGGAGTTGCATCTTTTACGATTAACCCCAAAAGAGATACACCACGGATTCTTAAAAAATATGCAGAGAATTATGGGATAGTGAATCCAGACTGGCATCTGCTTACAGGAGAGCGAGAAGATTTATATGAATTGGCTAATGCTGGTTTTAATATTTATGCCGCAGAAAACCCAGAGGTTCCAGGAGGATTTGAACATAATGGATATTTTGCACTAATAGATCAAGAAGGTTACATTAGATCGCGTTATGATGCTTCGGGCAATCCTATCATTTATTATCGAGGAACTATCGGAGTTGAGGAAAAAAAGGACGAAAACGGAGAAGAAGAACAGGTAACGGTCCTATTGGAGGATATTAAAAAGTTATTAAAAGAAAATGAGTAA
- a CDS encoding cytochrome C oxidase subunit IV family protein, with protein MAHDTAHHESNTAKIWKVFILLSVVTIVEVILGIIKPAFLIETTVISMKLLNWIFIILTIYKAYYITWSFMHMEGETKGLRRAVVWTAVFLISYLIFILLTEGDYIYEVFKAGHKSWDF; from the coding sequence ATGGCACACGATACAGCACATCACGAATCGAATACGGCTAAAATCTGGAAAGTATTTATTTTATTATCTGTAGTTACGATAGTAGAAGTAATTTTGGGAATTATTAAACCCGCATTTTTAATAGAAACTACGGTAATTAGTATGAAATTGCTTAATTGGATTTTCATAATTCTTACAATATATAAAGCGTATTATATTACTTGGTCTTTTATGCATATGGAAGGTGAAACTAAAGGTTTGCGTAGAGCGGTAGTATGGACAGCAGTATTCCTTATCAGTTATTTAATATTTATATTATTAACAGAAGGTGATTATATTTATGAAGTATTTAAAGCTGGACACAAAAGCTGGGACTTTTAA
- a CDS encoding cytochrome c oxidase subunit 3 — MDLTQGTTSEKQKRAKKTMMWFAMISMTMTFAGLTSAYVVSKTREDWLTDLVFPNAFILSVLVIITSSISFFLSKKAIDNENRGLATFLLLATFGLGVLFVFMQFQGFEDIMSQGYYFTGPSANIVPTFLYIIVVLHIVHVIVGLLVLLVVIYNHFKQKYKRGQTLGLELGAMYWHFVDVLWVYLFLFLYFVR; from the coding sequence ATGGATTTAACCCAAGGAACAACAAGCGAAAAACAAAAAAGAGCAAAAAAGACCATGATGTGGTTTGCTATGATTAGCATGACCATGACATTTGCTGGCCTTACTAGTGCTTATGTAGTAAGTAAAACAAGGGAAGATTGGTTAACGGACTTAGTTTTTCCAAATGCTTTTATTTTAAGCGTATTGGTAATTATAACTAGTAGTATATCCTTTTTTCTTTCCAAAAAGGCTATTGATAATGAAAACCGAGGTTTAGCAACATTCTTATTGTTAGCTACATTTGGTTTAGGAGTGCTGTTTGTTTTTATGCAGTTTCAAGGCTTTGAAGATATTATGTCACAGGGTTATTATTTTACAGGGCCCTCTGCGAATATTGTTCCAACTTTTTTGTATATCATTGTAGTATTACATATAGTTCACGTAATTGTTGGGCTACTAGTACTTTTAGTCGTAATTTATAATCATTTTAAACAAAAGTATAAAAGAGGGCAAACCCTTGGTTTAGAACTTGGTGCTATGTATTGGCATTTCGTAGATGTTTTATGGGTTTATCTCTTTTTATTTTTATATTTCGTGAGATAA
- a CDS encoding ABC transporter ATP-binding protein has translation MIEIKDLHKSYQMGSNSLHVLKGINFNVKEGELVAIMGSSGSGKSTLLNILGMLDEADTGSYFLDNIPIKDLNEKIAARYRNKFLGFIFQSFNLINYKNALDNVAMPLYYQGIKRKERTDKALHYLEKVGLADWATHLPNELSGGQKQRVAIARALASEPKVLLADEPTGALDTKTSYEVMELIQGINDEGKTILIVTHEEDIAHMSKRIVNLKDGLIIDDGIVEQVRANSYV, from the coding sequence ATGATTGAAATCAAAGACTTACATAAATCTTACCAAATGGGAAGCAATTCCCTTCATGTCCTTAAGGGAATCAATTTTAATGTTAAAGAAGGTGAGCTTGTAGCTATTATGGGATCCTCGGGTTCTGGAAAATCTACGTTGCTTAATATTCTTGGAATGTTAGATGAAGCGGATACAGGAAGTTATTTTTTGGATAACATTCCTATTAAAGACTTGAATGAAAAAATAGCAGCTAGGTATAGGAATAAATTCTTAGGGTTTATATTTCAATCATTCAATCTTATTAATTATAAAAATGCACTAGATAATGTAGCAATGCCATTGTATTATCAGGGTATTAAGAGAAAGGAAAGAACAGATAAAGCACTTCACTATTTAGAAAAAGTTGGTTTAGCAGATTGGGCAACTCACCTTCCTAATGAATTATCAGGAGGACAAAAACAACGTGTTGCAATCGCTAGAGCCTTAGCTTCGGAACCAAAAGTTTTATTAGCGGATGAGCCAACTGGTGCACTTGATACAAAAACTTCCTATGAAGTAATGGAATTGATTCAAGGAATTAATGATGAAGGAAAAACCATTTTGATTGTTACCCATGAAGAAGATATAGCTCATATGAGTAAGCGAATCGTAAATCTTAAAGATGGTCTTATCATAGATGACGGAATAGTAGAACAAGTAAGAGCAAATTCATATGTTTAA
- a CDS encoding ABC transporter permease, whose protein sequence is MFNRDRWNEIIEALTANWFRTLLTAFGVFWGIFILVILLAAGKGLENGVKRGFGDIATNTMFMWTQVASKPYKGLPKGRRYNFKIGDVGSIREKVPGLKYISPRNQLGGFGGTNNVIRGLNAGAFNVYGDYPEIINQDPITITSGRFINYGDIDNNRKVAVIGEGVKKELFKFGEEPIGEYIKIQGVSFMVIGTYMKKSNNGDREQGQKEIFVPFTSFSQAFNRADNVGWMAITAEDDNSITSLKKSIIDVVKTNHTIHPEDNRAVGNFDLYEEFSKINGLFIALRGVAYFVGTLVLLSGIIGISNIMLIVVKERTKEIGIRRALGASPWSVRGQILLESIFLTIISGMTGIAVSTGVIFLVNKLLEGMPASDETMFANPSVDLTVVFVALLILISSGLLAGLVPAQVAIKTKPIDALRAD, encoded by the coding sequence ATGTTTAACAGAGATCGATGGAATGAAATTATAGAGGCGCTGACAGCGAATTGGTTTAGAACTTTACTTACCGCTTTTGGAGTGTTTTGGGGGATTTTTATACTTGTTATTTTATTAGCAGCAGGTAAAGGTTTGGAAAATGGTGTTAAGCGCGGTTTTGGAGATATAGCGACTAATACGATGTTTATGTGGACTCAAGTTGCTTCTAAGCCATATAAAGGATTACCAAAAGGGAGAAGATATAATTTTAAGATAGGAGATGTTGGCTCTATTAGAGAAAAGGTTCCTGGATTGAAATATATATCACCCAGAAACCAATTAGGAGGTTTTGGTGGGACAAACAATGTTATTAGAGGTCTTAATGCAGGTGCATTCAATGTATATGGAGATTATCCAGAAATAATTAATCAAGATCCAATAACAATTACTTCTGGCAGGTTTATTAACTATGGTGATATAGATAATAATAGAAAAGTAGCAGTAATTGGAGAAGGAGTGAAGAAAGAGCTATTTAAATTTGGGGAAGAACCAATAGGAGAGTATATAAAAATACAAGGAGTAAGTTTTATGGTAATTGGAACTTACATGAAAAAATCTAATAATGGAGACCGTGAACAAGGTCAGAAAGAGATATTTGTTCCTTTTACTTCTTTTTCGCAAGCTTTTAATCGTGCAGATAATGTCGGTTGGATGGCAATTACCGCAGAGGATGATAACTCAATTACAAGTCTTAAAAAAAGTATTATCGATGTTGTGAAAACGAATCATACAATTCACCCAGAAGATAATAGAGCAGTTGGAAATTTCGATTTGTATGAAGAATTTAGCAAAATTAATGGACTTTTTATAGCACTTAGGGGAGTAGCATATTTTGTTGGAACTTTAGTGTTGTTGTCTGGGATCATTGGAATTAGTAATATTATGCTGATTGTAGTAAAAGAGAGGACCAAAGAAATTGGTATTCGTAGAGCTTTGGGAGCGTCACCTTGGTCCGTGCGAGGGCAAATATTATTAGAATCTATTTTTCTAACAATCATATCAGGAATGACAGGTATTGCTGTTTCTACAGGTGTTATATTTTTGGTAAATAAACTGTTAGAAGGAATGCCGGCAAGTGATGAAACCATGTTTGCTAATCCTAGTGTGGACCTTACAGTGGTTTTCGTAGCTTTGTTAATTTTAATTTCTAGTGGGCTGTTAGCAGGTTTGGTACCAGCGCAAGTAGCTATAAAAACTAAACCAATAGATGCTTTAAGAGCAGATTAA
- a CDS encoding DUF420 domain-containing protein, whose product MSKSTSEVEKKYNKWIIILSIVIPLAVAALFGVNLRKLGYDVEPLTFLPPIYASINGLTAVVLIAALWAIKNKKLQLHENLMKFAITCSVLFLVMYVAYHMTSDSTKFGGEGLIKYVYYFILITHIVLSIVVIPFVLITYVRALAKNFDRHRKIAKITFPIWLYVAITGVIVYLMISPYYT is encoded by the coding sequence ATGAGTAAAAGTACTTCTGAGGTAGAAAAAAAATATAATAAATGGATTATTATATTGTCAATCGTAATACCGTTAGCTGTAGCAGCTCTATTTGGTGTAAACCTTCGTAAATTGGGTTATGATGTTGAACCACTTACCTTTTTACCACCAATTTATGCGAGTATAAATGGATTGACTGCTGTGGTTCTTATAGCAGCACTTTGGGCTATTAAAAATAAGAAGTTACAATTACATGAAAATCTCATGAAATTTGCGATTACATGTTCAGTCTTGTTTTTAGTAATGTATGTAGCATATCATATGACAAGTGATTCTACAAAGTTTGGAGGAGAAGGATTGATTAAATATGTTTACTATTTTATATTAATTACACATATAGTTTTATCTATTGTTGTGATCCCATTTGTTTTAATAACATATGTTAGAGCTTTGGCTAAAAACTTTGATAGACATCGAAAAATTGCAAAAATTACATTTCCGATATGGTTATATGTAGCAATTACTGGGGTAATAGTTTATTTGATGATTTCACCATATTATACGTAA
- a CDS encoding ABC transporter permease yields the protein MFNIERWQEIFDTIAKNKLRTFLTGLSVASGIFILVILLGVGQGMQNGISQEFEGDASNSIWVWTRPTSVEYKGLNPGRFFSMTNEDFDFIHKTNEDVIEYESSRVRIWSSVISYKKESGNYRIEGIFPGFQFIENQSMVSGRFINQQDINEKGKIAAIGNKVKEALFKNDEDPIGKYIKLNDIPFKVVGVYTDKGGEREEEQVSVPSTTAQQVFNRGQNINNLSYTLKPEKDFETAVAKSEEFVATITTYLKNKHIIAPTDERAIGIGNSLEQAKRFYSLIFMIKAFFWWVGVCTIIAGVVGVSNIMLIIVKERTKEIGIRKAIGAMPSSIIGMILHEAIFVTAIAGFTGLIFGLILLELLGPMIKTDFISSPSVNFNVALTTVFILIFAGAIAGFFPAWRAAKIKPIVALRDE from the coding sequence ATGTTTAATATAGAGCGTTGGCAGGAAATATTTGATACCATTGCCAAGAATAAACTACGTACTTTTTTGACTGGACTTTCTGTTGCTTCAGGAATATTTATCCTAGTAATTCTTCTTGGAGTAGGCCAAGGTATGCAAAACGGAATTTCACAAGAATTTGAGGGAGATGCATCCAATAGTATTTGGGTTTGGACAAGACCAACTTCTGTTGAGTATAAAGGGTTAAATCCAGGTAGATTTTTTAGTATGACTAATGAGGATTTTGATTTTATTCATAAAACTAATGAGGATGTTATAGAGTATGAATCTTCTAGAGTTAGAATATGGAGTTCAGTTATTTCTTATAAAAAAGAATCTGGGAACTATAGGATAGAAGGGATTTTTCCTGGTTTTCAGTTTATAGAAAACCAATCAATGGTTTCTGGTAGATTCATTAATCAGCAAGATATTAATGAAAAAGGCAAAATTGCAGCCATTGGTAATAAAGTAAAAGAAGCTTTATTTAAAAATGATGAAGACCCTATTGGGAAATATATAAAGCTTAATGATATTCCGTTTAAAGTAGTTGGGGTTTATACGGATAAAGGTGGTGAACGTGAAGAAGAACAGGTTTCTGTTCCATCGACCACAGCTCAACAAGTATTTAACAGAGGGCAGAATATTAATAATCTATCATATACCTTAAAGCCTGAAAAAGATTTTGAAACGGCGGTTGCTAAGTCCGAAGAGTTCGTTGCGACGATAACTACTTATCTGAAAAACAAACATATAATTGCACCTACGGATGAAAGAGCTATCGGTATAGGTAATTCTTTAGAACAAGCCAAAAGATTTTACAGCCTGATTTTTATGATTAAAGCCTTCTTTTGGTGGGTAGGAGTATGTACGATTATCGCAGGAGTGGTAGGTGTAAGTAATATCATGCTTATCATTGTTAAAGAACGAACTAAAGAAATTGGTATTCGAAAAGCGATTGGAGCTATGCCTTCTTCAATAATAGGTATGATCTTACACGAGGCCATATTTGTGACTGCGATTGCAGGATTTACTGGATTGATCTTCGGATTGATCTTGTTAGAGTTGTTAGGGCCAATGATCAAAACAGATTTTATATCCAGTCCGTCCGTGAATTTTAATGTTGCTTTGACGACTGTATTTATATTGATTTTTGCAGGAGCAATTGCGGGTTTCTTCCCAGCGTGGAGAGCAGCAAAAATTAAACCTATTGTAGCACTTAGAGACGAATAA
- a CDS encoding cytochrome c oxidase subunit 3, translating to METAVTNTGTEGKTWGGGNQPLKASYGKMMMWFFILSDALTFSGFLAAYGFSRFKFIDSWPIADEVFNHFPFLHGVDAPMYYVALMTFILIFSSVTMVLAVDAGHQMKQKKVILYMFLTIIGGAIFVGSQAWEWKNFIKGEYGAIETKGGQILQFVDKDGHRVALHDIAVVDNHKERLQHESKLGVWYDKEGTLPTYTVDEIRAGFSKRSDLLIRTQILTEKGEKTILSREESLRRLNTDAVGVVEGANLVHNEYGTPLFANFFFFITGFHGFHVLSGVVINIIIFFNVILGTYERRKNYEMVEKVGLYWHFVDLVWVFVFTFFYLV from the coding sequence ATGGAAACAGCTGTTACTAATACAGGTACAGAAGGTAAAACTTGGGGCGGAGGCAATCAACCACTCAAGGCGAGTTATGGTAAGATGATGATGTGGTTTTTTATCCTGTCTGATGCGCTTACATTCTCTGGGTTTCTTGCTGCTTACGGTTTTTCAAGATTTAAATTTATTGATTCATGGCCAATAGCGGATGAAGTGTTTAATCACTTCCCGTTTCTTCATGGTGTAGATGCACCGATGTACTATGTTGCATTGATGACATTTATCCTGATATTTTCTTCTGTAACTATGGTGCTAGCAGTTGATGCAGGTCATCAAATGAAACAAAAGAAAGTGATACTATATATGTTCCTTACTATTATTGGAGGAGCTATTTTTGTTGGTTCACAGGCCTGGGAGTGGAAAAACTTCATTAAAGGAGAATATGGTGCTATCGAAACAAAAGGTGGTCAAATACTGCAATTTGTTGATAAGGATGGACATAGAGTTGCATTGCACGATATTGCTGTCGTAGATAATCACAAGGAAAGACTGCAACACGAAAGTAAATTGGGTGTTTGGTACGATAAGGAAGGAACACTACCTACATATACGGTTGATGAGATCAGAGCTGGCTTTTCTAAAAGAAGTGACCTTCTGATAAGAACACAGATACTTACTGAAAAAGGAGAAAAAACAATATTATCTAGAGAAGAGTCTTTACGAAGATTAAATACGGATGCTGTTGGTGTTGTAGAAGGAGCTAACCTAGTTCATAACGAATATGGAACACCATTATTTGCTAACTTCTTTTTCTTTATTACTGGATTTCACGGATTTCACGTATTATCGGGTGTTGTAATTAATATCATCATATTTTTTAATGTGATTTTAGGAACATACGAAAGAAGGAAGAACTATGAAATGGTCGAAAAAGTAGGTCTTTATTGGCACTTTGTAGATTTAGTTTGGGTATTTGTATTTACATTCTTCTACCTAGTTTAA
- a CDS encoding energy transducer TonB, translated as MSNKHDANVRKSTLVNFQIGLIASLLFTYVMFQTYTSISVVDPPDIASNEKEDVSFTMDVFKVEEKTKKKIVVKTKTIKEPDWTKLKKVDDDIVLQKFKKALIEEGGDSNSKEVPVDSISDVVDKEKIIYDIDKVAIAPIYPGCEGLSTNDERISCLSGKIKRIVSKKFNADLGAIYGLKGLQRIHVQFQVDKNGVINEVMVRAPHPALEKEARRVVKKFSNMRPGKIGKEPVKVKYILPITFKIQN; from the coding sequence ATGAGTAACAAGCATGATGCGAATGTACGAAAAAGTACATTGGTAAACTTTCAAATTGGGCTTATAGCAAGCCTATTATTCACTTATGTAATGTTCCAGACATATACTTCTATTTCTGTTGTAGATCCTCCTGATATTGCCTCTAACGAAAAGGAAGATGTAAGTTTTACAATGGATGTTTTTAAGGTCGAAGAAAAGACTAAGAAAAAGATTGTAGTTAAAACAAAAACGATAAAAGAGCCGGATTGGACAAAGCTAAAAAAGGTCGATGATGATATTGTTTTGCAAAAGTTTAAAAAAGCACTAATCGAAGAAGGAGGTGATTCAAACTCTAAAGAAGTTCCGGTTGATTCTATTTCTGATGTAGTTGATAAAGAGAAAATTATTTATGACATTGATAAAGTTGCAATAGCGCCTATTTACCCAGGATGTGAAGGTTTAAGTACTAATGATGAAAGAATATCTTGTCTTTCTGGTAAAATTAAACGAATCGTTTCAAAAAAATTTAATGCTGATTTAGGAGCAATTTATGGTCTTAAGGGTTTGCAAAGGATTCACGTTCAGTTTCAAGTGGATAAAAATGGTGTTATAAATGAGGTTATGGTTAGAGCGCCACACCCGGCTTTAGAAAAAGAAGCAAGAAGAGTAGTGAAAAAATTCTCGAATATGAGACCTGGGAAGATAGGAAAAGAGCCTGTTAAGGTTAAATATATTTTACCAATTACATTTAAAATTCAAAATTAA
- a CDS encoding energy transducer TonB: MEPKKNPKADLTKKSALFLQLGLILVLFVTWQSIEWKTYDRSNIDIGQVNLDELEEEEVPITQNLNTPPPPPPPPPAPEIIDVVEDEEEVEETIIESTETNQEEEIVEVEEVEDVEEEEEIADVPFAVIENVPVFPGCEKEAGNTAKKKCMSDKVKKFVNRKFNTELGSELGLSGVNRIYVRFKIDRTGKIVGVQARGPHPRLEKEAQRVIKMLPKMTPGKQRGKAVGVLYSLPIVFQVQD; this comes from the coding sequence ATGGAACCGAAGAAAAATCCGAAAGCAGATTTGACCAAAAAAAGTGCCTTGTTTTTACAATTGGGACTAATTTTAGTTTTGTTTGTCACTTGGCAAAGTATAGAGTGGAAAACCTATGATAGAAGTAATATCGACATAGGTCAAGTTAACCTTGATGAATTAGAGGAAGAGGAAGTTCCTATTACTCAAAATTTAAATACTCCACCACCACCACCTCCACCACCACCAGCACCAGAAATTATTGATGTTGTTGAAGATGAAGAAGAGGTAGAGGAAACTATTATAGAATCTACGGAAACTAATCAGGAAGAAGAGATTGTTGAGGTAGAAGAAGTAGAAGATGTTGAAGAGGAAGAAGAAATTGCGGACGTTCCTTTTGCTGTAATTGAAAACGTACCAGTTTTTCCAGGTTGTGAAAAAGAAGCTGGTAATACTGCAAAGAAGAAATGTATGAGTGATAAGGTTAAGAAATTTGTTAACCGTAAATTTAATACAGAATTAGGAAGTGAACTAGGTCTTTCTGGAGTGAACAGAATTTATGTTCGTTTTAAAATTGATAGAACCGGTAAGATTGTTGGTGTTCAAGCGAGAGGACCGCACCCAAGATTAGAAAAAGAAGCTCAAAGAGTTATAAAAATGTTACCTAAAATGACACCAGGTAAGCAAAGAGGTAAAGCAGTAGGTGTACTGTATTCTTTACCGATTGTTTTCCAGGTTCAGGATTAA